AACAGCTTGCGCGAGTCCGTCAATAAATGGGAAAGAAGAGTATAAACAGAGTTTAACATACTCAAATTTAGCAGATGCATCAAGTCAAGATGAGGTAAGAAAAGCTATGGAATCAGCTGGAATTACAGCTGAAAGCATGGATTCCTTTTTTCAAAGTGTTAATAACTTTAATAATACCATTGAAAAAAAAGATTTAGTAGTGGATGGATTTAGCACTATTGATCGTCTGGAACCTGAGTATGATTTGTTGGCGATTCAGGAAATGTGGGATACTAAAAATCCTATGTTTATTGGTTATAACTGTAGAATTACATCTTTTGATTTAATGAAAAATTCGATTTTTATTGGTAAAGTGAATACAAAAAACTCCAGTGAATTATTTATGGATGAGGATGCTTTGAAAAATAGTCCTAAAAAGCTATTGAGCGAAGTAGAGCAAGAAGAATTTAAGACTTTATTTTCTTTTGTTCCAACAGAAATGACAAAAGATATATCGATTCATCTCAATAAGGTAAAAGAAGATTGGAAAGCTAAGGATATTAGATTTTCAAATAAAGCTAAGATTTCTCTTATTTCTGTTTTCTTTCATTCTGACCTAGATAATTATTTATTTATTGGACATGCAGGGGTTTTAATTCCAGCCGAAGACGGAAAACTTTTATTTCTCGAAAAGTTGTCTTTTCAAGAACCATATCAGGTGATAAAGTTTAACAATCGTGTTGAATTGAATGATTATCTGATGAATAAGTATGATGTGTCTTGGAATCAACCGACTGCGAAGCCTTTTATTATGGAGAATGATGAGCTCCTAGAAGGATATAGAGAAAATCCGAATAACCCGGAAAGTGACTCAAAATAACAATCAATATTTTAAATAGATACAATACTTTTTACTTCAGCAACGTAAAATATTGTTAAATCATCAGCGAAGTGAGAGCGATGGGATTGTAAAACTTACGATGTTATGATATACTTCTATTTGTTTGAACAAAAAATTGAATATTAAGTTAGAAGGGGAGCCTATATTGATAAGCTGAGATAGAAATGTTATTTCTGACCCTAAGAACCTGATTTGGATAATGCCAACGAAGGGATTTAGCTAGGATAGATGTTTATTTTTGCTGTATACTTTTGTTAGTATACGGCTTTTTTGTTTTTGTAAAGGAGGTGAAGTATACATATGTTCACAATAATAAAAATAGGAACAGGGTATTAGGAGGGGTAAAAAATATCAAGTAAATTAGGATAGGAGAAGAGGAAAATGAAATATACAACTCAAATGGATGCTGCAAGAAAAGGAATTATCACCAAAGAGATGGAGATCGTTAGCAAAAAAGAAAATATGGATATAGAAATACTAAGGGAGAAAATGGCGAAAGGTCAAATTGTTATTCCCGCAAATAAAAATCATAAATCTTTAGACCCAGAAGGAATTGGTAGTGGGTTGAAGACGAAGATCAATGTGAATCTTGGGATATCTAGAGATTGCCCCAATGTAGATGCAGAGTTAGAAAAAGTAAAAATTGCAATAGATATGAAAGCAGAAGCAATTATGGATTTAAGCTCTTTTGGCAAGACAGAAGAATTTAGACAAAAGTTAGTAAACATGTCTACTGCTATGATCGGTACTGTTCCAATATACGATGCAGTAGGCTTTTATGATAAAGAATTAAAAGATATTACAGAAAAAGAATTCTTGGATGTAGTGCGAAAGCATGGAGAAGATGGTGTTGACTTTGTTACTATTCATGCAGGGCTGAATCGGGACACTGTTAAAACATTTAAGAAAAACACTAGAGTTACGAACATCGTTTCAAGAGGGGGCTCTCTACTATATGCATGGATGGAATTAAATAATAAAGAAAATCCTTTTTATGAATATTATGATGAATTACTAGAGATATGTGCAGCGTATGATATGACCATAAGTCTGGGGGATGCTTTAAGACCGGGCAGTATAGCAGACGGTACTGACGCATCGCAGATTGCAGAGTTAATGGTATTAGGAGAGTTGACAAAGAGAGCTTGGGAGAAAAATGTACAAGTTATAATAGAAGGGCCAGGACATATGAAGTTAAATGAAATCGAGGCAAATGTCATATTGGAAAAGAAACTCTGCCATGGAGCACCCTTCTATGTATTAGGTCCATTGGTTACTGATATCGCACCGGGGTATGATCATATAACATCAGCAATAGGTGGCGCAATAGCTGCAAGCCATGGGGTGGATTTTTTATGCTATGTGACACCAGCAGAACACTTAAGACTCCCTACATTGGAAGATATGAAAGAAGGAATTATAGCTTCAAAGATTGCTGCTCATGCAGGAGATTTGGCTAAAGGAGTACAAGGTGCAGATGAATGGGATTTAAAAATGAGTAAGGCTAGACAGAAATTAGATTGGGAAGAGATGTTTAGCTTGAGTATCGATGATGAAAAAGCGAGAAGATATAGAAAAGAATCTAGTCCAGAGCATGAGGATAGTTGTACAATGTGTGGAAAAATGTGTTCTATGAGGAATATGAATAGGATTATGGAAGGCAAAGATATAAACATACTAAGGTCAGAGGATTAAAATGAATATAAAAAAACTCACAATTTCAGCCATGTTTATTTCCTTAGGGGTAGTTCTTGGAAATCTAGTGTATATCCCAGTAGGAATATCTAAATGCTTTCCAATTCAACATACAATAAACATATTATCCGGAATTATGCTTGGACCTTTTTACAGTACGAGCATTGCATTTTTAATTTCACTAATTAGGAATATCATGGGTATTGGAAGTCTTCTAGCCTTTCCTGGCAGTATGATCGGTGCACTTTTAGCAGGTATCCTACATAAGAAGACGAAAAATAATTATATGGTGGCTATTGGTGAAATTTTCGGCACTGGAATAGTAGGGGGGCTTGTAGCTTTTCCTATAGCAAAATATATAATGGGAAAGGAAGTATTGGCTTTATTCTTTGTGTATCCATTTATTCTAAGTACAGTGGGTGGCGCTATAATCGCTCTGATTATTATTAAAGCTTTTGGACAGATAAAAGATAGGCAATCACTGCTATAGAATTATAACTAATAATATGCAGAAATAAGGATACGAGTAAGAATTTTGACATATGCAACATTATATCGAATACTATTTAGTTTATGATATATACTGAAACCATTGCAAACAATTAAATGGTTTGCAATGGTTTCCCTCTATGATAGGTTATATCAAAGATTTTTATTCGTTTGGCTGAAGGGAGAGGACTTTCACCAGATAGAGGGATTAAATCTTTCTTCCAGATGCAAATGCTGTCATTTTGAGAGATATGCTTACTACAAATAGGGTTTGATTCTAGTCTTAATTAACCTTATTAAAAAACATAAAGCCCCTATAAATAATACTGCTATGGATTAGAAAGTATGGCTGCCGACTCGAATATTTTAAACCTGATACTTTAAGACTTTCCTATTCTAGACGATATGTATATAAAGAGTAAAAAGGAGGACATCATCATGACTAAGATTGAAATAAATTCTGTCAAAACAAGCTACCCGTTAAACTCAAAGAACCATAGTGCAAAAAATATGCATAATACTGAAAAGGTAGGACCTACTTCGGATTATTTTGAAGTTTCATCAGACGGAAAAGAAATGCTTAAAATTAGTAAGAAAATGGAAGGGAACTCTTATCATCTTGATAAAGTAATGAAAATCCATGAAAAAGGGTTTTATAAGGTACCAACAAAGGAAGAAAGTGATTATTATTGGGCAGCAAGAAAAAGTAACCCAGAGCTGGATTCGTATTTATATGAAAGGGATAAAGCAGAAGCACTTAAGCTTATGGGGCAGGTACAGTCCATATTGATGAAAGTAATTTCGGGTCAACCATTAACCCCAGAAGAAGAAAAAATGGTAAAGAATGATCCTGCTTTACAACAAGAAATTCAAATGCGAAAAAGTAAAACCGAGATATTGAAGTAAAAATAGTTTCTGTTATTTGCAATAGTGACAGTATACTGAAACATTAGAATCACCATCAAAAGGATTTCCAAAATGATGAAACCATGCCTTTTCCAAGAGGGTAATAGCCTCAATGATTTCTTCTTCATTTAACATGCTAAATCCCAACAGTATCATATTGTTTGAGTAACTTTCTTTTATATACCAAAATGGTGAGATGGGATAAACCTTGATCTTATGTGCTTTTGCTATCTCAATTAACCAATCCTCATGCTCTCCATTAACAAATTCTAGAACGATATGCAAACCTGCATTATTACCGTGTATTATAACCTGATCTCCCATTAAATTAGTGAGGGTTTGTACCAAGATATCATGTTTCCTTTTATAGGAAAGTCGAGCTTTTCTTAAGTATCTTTCCCAGTGACCACTGGACATATATAGACTTAATATTTTTTGCTGTAACCATGGAACCGTTGGGTAATACCCGTTAAATAATTCATTGTATTTAGAGAGTAACCATTTAGGTAAAATCATGTAACTCATGCGGAGTCCTGGTGATAGTGCTTTTGAAAATGTGCCCAAATAAATGACTCTTTCATTTTGATCGATTGATTGGAGCGATGGGATCGGTCTAGAATGATATCTAAATTCACTATCATAGTCATCTTCTATGATCACACCATCATTTTGAGTTGCCCAATGAAGGAGATGAATTCTATTTTGGATAGGCATAATAACACCAGTAGGAAACTGATGGGAAGGTGTAATATATACTAGTTTTGCTGAAGATTTCTCTAATTCTACTATATTTATTCCATCGGATTGTACAGGAATCGGATTGATTTCAAAATTATTATTTTCAAATACAATGCGAGCACCATCATATCCAGGCTCTTCAATTGCAATTTTAGGACTATATTTAGAAAAAATCTTGCATATCAAATCTAATGCATGCTGATTTCCTGAACAAATAACGATTTGTTCAGGCGTACAAGAGACGCCCCTAAAGCCCTTCAGATAATTCATAATTTCTATTCGTAAATCTAACTCACCTTGTTTATCATTATAAAAATTAATTTTTTTGGAATCAATAGATAAAAGAGCCTGTGCGGTCAAACGCCGCCACAGCGAATATGGGAATATTGAATCATCAAAACTCCCATATTGGAAATTATATTTATAGAATAAAGAATCATCATTAAGTAAAGCTGACTCACGATCATAGGCTTCTATAGTGCTGCGTAACTTATCTGAAATTTTACTTGGATGAAAGAACAACTCTTCGTTTATATTTTTTACAATAAAACCTGATCCTGGGATGCTTTCAACATACCCCTCAAGAGAAAGTTGGGAATATGAGTTTTCTACCGTATTTCTAGAAACACATAATTCCTTTGCTAATACCCTCGTAGAAGCAAGCTTATCTCCTTCAACGAGAGCACCTCCAATAATATCTTCCTTTATCTGCGCATAGATTTGTTGATAAATTGGTATTTCAGATTTCTCATTAATATAAATCATAAAAATCACCCCATAACATATTCAAAAACTGTATCCATCATTTAGTATCCAACTGGCACTTTAAGCATATCCAGTATATGATACAATGTTACTATAAAGGCTATGATTAGTAAATAGATGGGTTATTTACAGCATAACAATGACCAGAGTTTCAAAAAGGGGAGAGAATTTTATGCAATTTAGAATGAAAAATCATCAATTAACCAAAGAGCAGGCAGAGGATTTATTAGAAAGATCAAAGGATTGTGTCCTAGCAACGCAAGGCAGCGATGGATTTCCATACGCCGTACCAATGAATTTTGTATATTATAATGATAAAATTTACATGCATGGACTGCCAAAGGGACAAAAAGTGGATAATATTAACCTAAATTCTAAAGTTTGTGTTGAGGTTCATGAAATGCTAGGCTTATTATATGAAGATATGGATGTAGCCTGTGATGTAAATGTTAAGTACAATAGTGTGATCATACGAGGATATGCAAGACTTATTACGGATACAGAGGCTAAAAGAGAAATACTAAATAAAATAGTAAATAAATATACGCCTCAATTTTCAGGGGAAGTCCTGCCGGAGAATATGGTCAAGGGCACTGGCGTTATTGAGGTGGAAATCAAAGAATGGACAGGTAAATATTACAAATAAAGTACTTGCTAAAGAAAGACTATGATGGATGATGCCTTTATCATAGTCTTTTTGCATCCCAAAGGTGTGTGAAGACCAAAATAGTGACAATGTATTATTAAGGTACGATAGAGTTAATTGATGAAAAAAACTGGACATATATAATATTAGAACGGGGGAAAGATATGAGAACTGAGCAGGAAATAATGAACTTGATGCTTGATATAGCAAAACAGGATGAGCGCATTAGAATTATGATATTGGAAGGGTCCCGTACCAACGTTAATATTCCTAAGGATGAATTCCAAGATTATGATATGACCTATTTTGTAATAGATATAAAATCTTTTATTTCAAACGATGAATGGCTTAAAAAATTCGGAAATATTATAATGATGCAAAAACCAGAGGATATGGCATTATTCCCGGCTGAAGAAAGTGGATACTCTTATATTATGTATTTTGACGATTATAATAAAATCGACCTAACCTTATTGCCCTTAGAAGAACTGGAGGATTATTTGAATGGCGACAAGTTGATGAAGGTTATCCTAGACAAGGATGCAAGAATACAGCGGCACATTATTCCCACCGACATTGATTACCATATAAATAAGCCCAGCGCACGGGAATACGATGACTGCTGCAACGAATTCTGGAATACAACGCCTTATGTAGTCAAGGGGCTGTGTCGTAAGGAGATTTTATTTGCGATTGACCATCTAAATCAGATTGTTCGTCATGAACTCCTAAGGATGATATCGTGGAAGGTGGGCATCGAAACAGGGTTCAAATTAAGCGTCGGCAAAAACTTTAAGTTTATTGACCGATATATATGCCAAGACCTGTGGGACAGGTTTTTGTCTACCTACCAAATGGATTCATATGAAAAAGTATGGGAAGCATTGCTCCTATGCCACCAACTGTTCAGGGAAGTGTCCGGTGAGGTAGCGAAACAACTGCACTATACTTATCCGAAATATGATGATAATATAACAAAATATACCCTAGACATGAAAAGAAAATATACAAGTTAAATTGATGTTGGTATACTTATATGAAAGATATCCTAGTATGTCAGGGTTTTAGAGGATAAGACGTAGGCAGTGATCTTTAAACATAATTAAAATTTAATTGTATGGAGGGAAGGATAATGATTACCGAAAAATGCAATTCGCAACAATTAATTCTTGAAAGTAAAGGAATATTCATTATTACAGGAATTATGGCATCGGGAAAGTCAACAGTGGCGCAGCTTCTTGCAGAACGTTTTCCAAAGGGCGTTCATGTACATGGAGACATCTACAGAAAAATGGTTGTTGCTGGACGTGAGGAAATGTCACCTAATCCTTCCGAGGAAGCATTGAATCAGCTTGACCTTCGGTATAAACTGGCTGCTTCTACAGCAGATGCATATTTTGAGGCAGGATTCAATGTAGTTGTACAAGACAATATCATTGGAAAAATGCTTCAAAATTTTGTAGGAATGGTTCGAAACAGGCCTTTATTTGTAGTAGCACTTTGTCCACGCCCTGAAGTAGTAGCTAAAAGAGAGGCTGAAAGGCCTAAAAAAGGATATGGTGGCTGGAGTGTTGCGGAATTTGATAGACTTTTTCGTGAAGAAACGCCAAGAATCGGGTTATGGTTGGATTCATCGGAACAAACACCGGAAGAAACGGTGGATGAAATTTTGGCAAGGGCTTGGGCGGAAGCACGTATTGCTGAATACTAAAAGATGGGTGGAAAGGTTAAAGAACAACAAAGGGTCAAAAATCGATGAAAAACATCGGTTTTTGACCCTTAATCATAGGCTGAAAAATAGATGATGTTAGATCCATCAATTATTTTTTATAAAAAGATCCAATAAATAGATGGTATTTATGCTAGAAATCATCTCATTTAGGTTGGATATCATGTTATGAGGGGGTAATACCCAGAATAAAAAAAGCTTTTTTTAAGAAGGATAGTAGAGAAGGTCGGATTTATAAACATGAGATCGATCAATGTGCAAAAGAAATTCTCTGTCCAAAGTGTAACGGGGGGTAGGTTGAATGAAGATATTTTAAAATGTAAAATAAATAATAAAAATATTTACGACTATTGTACAATGAGTATAGAGAATTTAATAATTGACTTAGAAGGTTTAAACATAAAAACACAAAAGAAGTGATAGATTCCATTCTAAAGAATTTATATAACTTTAGATTAGTAGGGCTTGATTATTTAAGTTTAAATAGAAATACTGGAAGTCTTTCTGGAGGAGAGTCTCAAAGAATCAAAATTATAAAACAGCTTGGAAATAGTCTTGTAGATTTATTATATATATTAGACGAACCTAGTATAGGACTGCATCCAGAAGATATATTAAAGATAAATAGATTAATAATCGATTTAAAAAATAAAGGAAATACAATACTCATTGTTGAACATGATATTGATGTAATAAAGATTGCTGATAATATTATAGAATTAGGACCGGAATCAGGTAAAGGAGGTAGGCGAAAGTGGTAATTGTTTATGAATCAAAGACAGGTTTTACAAAGCGGTATGCCGAGATGCTTGCTAAGAAGACAGGATTAAATTTTTTTGGGGTAAAAGAGCTTTCAAAGGTTAATCGCGATGAAGAAATAATCTTTCTGGGTTGGATGAAGGTTGGGAAGATACAGGGTCTTGATAAACTAAGAAAATATAATGTCAAAGCTGTTTGTGCATCGGGCACTGGACGAACTGCTGAACCGAATACGGACACAGTTATTATGAGGAACAAGATCGAAAGCATCCCATTTTTTTATCTGCGTGGTGGATGTTTTCCTTTAAAGGAGATAAAGGGTATGGATAAAATCATGCTAATTATGTTTGTAAACATGCTTAAAAGCCGCAAGGAAAAAGATGAAAAACTCGAAGAAGCCATTTCTATTATTGAAAATGGTTTTGATGGCGTAAACGAAGAAAATCTTACGCCTATTTTGGAGTGGATCGCCACAAGGTAAAATGAGCTGCTTGGTGAGTCCATATCCACAGAGGGTTCTTTTTGCTACATATTTGAAGATTGCAGTTGCCGTGTTAAATGAATGCTCCAAGAACACGAGAAAAGAAAAGTGGGCCATTGATATTTGATACACGATCAAAATAATTTAGGATAGGGTAGGTTCATATGAGCATAGGTTATGCATGTAAATTAATTGGAGTACCGAATACGGATATGAAAGCTTGTACACTAAAAAATGCTAGCGACGAAAGGCTAACTGAATTAATGGAACATAACATTAATTCGCTGAGTAATATTATTGATTATAATATACGGAACAACATAAGGCTATTTAGAATAAGTTCTGATCTGATACCCTTCGGCTCTTCTGAATTTAATCATATAAAGTGGTGGGAAGTTTTTCAAAAAGAGTTGATTTACATAGGTGGAAAGATAAAAAATTCTGGTATGCGTGTTTCAATGCACCCTGGACAGTATACTGTTTTGAATTCAAACAAAATAGAAGTGGTAAAAAAAGCGGTGGATGATTTAATCTATCATACAAGGATTCTTGACAGTATGGAATTAAATCAGGAGCATAAGATTGTTATTCATATTGGAGGGGCATACGATAGTAAAATATTATCGAAAGAAAGGTTCGTTAAGAATTATAAAACTCTACCCGAAGAGGTGAAGAAAAGACTTATCATAGAAAATGATGATAAAATTTATACCATAGAAGAGGTGCTCAGTATTGGAATTGAGAATAATATTCCTGTGGTATTCGA
Above is a genomic segment from Alkaliphilus oremlandii OhILAs containing:
- a CDS encoding DUF4300 family protein, with the protein product MKKARNILLVTLISFTALTACASPSINGKEEYKQSLTYSNLADASSQDEVRKAMESAGITAESMDSFFQSVNNFNNTIEKKDLVVDGFSTIDRLEPEYDLLAIQEMWDTKNPMFIGYNCRITSFDLMKNSIFIGKVNTKNSSELFMDEDALKNSPKKLLSEVEQEEFKTLFSFVPTEMTKDISIHLNKVKEDWKAKDIRFSNKAKISLISVFFHSDLDNYLFIGHAGVLIPAEDGKLLFLEKLSFQEPYQVIKFNNRVELNDYLMNKYDVSWNQPTAKPFIMENDELLEGYRENPNNPESDSK
- the thiC gene encoding phosphomethylpyrimidine synthase ThiC → MKYTTQMDAARKGIITKEMEIVSKKENMDIEILREKMAKGQIVIPANKNHKSLDPEGIGSGLKTKINVNLGISRDCPNVDAELEKVKIAIDMKAEAIMDLSSFGKTEEFRQKLVNMSTAMIGTVPIYDAVGFYDKELKDITEKEFLDVVRKHGEDGVDFVTIHAGLNRDTVKTFKKNTRVTNIVSRGGSLLYAWMELNNKENPFYEYYDELLEICAAYDMTISLGDALRPGSIADGTDASQIAELMVLGELTKRAWEKNVQVIIEGPGHMKLNEIEANVILEKKLCHGAPFYVLGPLVTDIAPGYDHITSAIGGAIAASHGVDFLCYVTPAEHLRLPTLEDMKEGIIASKIAAHAGDLAKGVQGADEWDLKMSKARQKLDWEEMFSLSIDDEKARRYRKESSPEHEDSCTMCGKMCSMRNMNRIMEGKDINILRSED
- the thiW gene encoding energy coupling factor transporter S component ThiW, with product MNIKKLTISAMFISLGVVLGNLVYIPVGISKCFPIQHTINILSGIMLGPFYSTSIAFLISLIRNIMGIGSLLAFPGSMIGALLAGILHKKTKNNYMVAIGEIFGTGIVGGLVAFPIAKYIMGKEVLALFFVYPFILSTVGGAIIALIIIKAFGQIKDRQSLL
- the pdxR gene encoding MocR-like pyridoxine biosynthesis transcription factor PdxR; the protein is MIYINEKSEIPIYQQIYAQIKEDIIGGALVEGDKLASTRVLAKELCVSRNTVENSYSQLSLEGYVESIPGSGFIVKNINEELFFHPSKISDKLRSTIEAYDRESALLNDDSLFYKYNFQYGSFDDSIFPYSLWRRLTAQALLSIDSKKINFYNDKQGELDLRIEIMNYLKGFRGVSCTPEQIVICSGNQHALDLICKIFSKYSPKIAIEEPGYDGARIVFENNNFEINPIPVQSDGINIVELEKSSAKLVYITPSHQFPTGVIMPIQNRIHLLHWATQNDGVIIEDDYDSEFRYHSRPIPSLQSIDQNERVIYLGTFSKALSPGLRMSYMILPKWLLSKYNELFNGYYPTVPWLQQKILSLYMSSGHWERYLRKARLSYKRKHDILVQTLTNLMGDQVIIHGNNAGLHIVLEFVNGEHEDWLIEIAKAHKIKVYPISPFWYIKESYSNNMILLGFSMLNEEEIIEAITLLEKAWFHHFGNPFDGDSNVSVYCHYCK
- a CDS encoding pyridoxamine 5'-phosphate oxidase family protein, with the translated sequence MQFRMKNHQLTKEQAEDLLERSKDCVLATQGSDGFPYAVPMNFVYYNDKIYMHGLPKGQKVDNINLNSKVCVEVHEMLGLLYEDMDVACDVNVKYNSVIIRGYARLITDTEAKREILNKIVNKYTPQFSGEVLPENMVKGTGVIEVEIKEWTGKYYK
- the ant(6) gene encoding aminoglycoside 6-adenylyltransferase, which gives rise to MRTEQEIMNLMLDIAKQDERIRIMILEGSRTNVNIPKDEFQDYDMTYFVIDIKSFISNDEWLKKFGNIIMMQKPEDMALFPAEESGYSYIMYFDDYNKIDLTLLPLEELEDYLNGDKLMKVILDKDARIQRHIIPTDIDYHINKPSAREYDDCCNEFWNTTPYVVKGLCRKEILFAIDHLNQIVRHELLRMISWKVGIETGFKLSVGKNFKFIDRYICQDLWDRFLSTYQMDSYEKVWEALLLCHQLFREVSGEVAKQLHYTYPKYDDNITKYTLDMKRKYTS
- a CDS encoding AAA family ATPase; amino-acid sequence: MITEKCNSQQLILESKGIFIITGIMASGKSTVAQLLAERFPKGVHVHGDIYRKMVVAGREEMSPNPSEEALNQLDLRYKLAASTADAYFEAGFNVVVQDNIIGKMLQNFVGMVRNRPLFVVALCPRPEVVAKREAERPKKGYGGWSVAEFDRLFREETPRIGLWLDSSEQTPEETVDEILARAWAEARIAEY